One genomic segment of Candidatus Bipolaricaulota bacterium includes these proteins:
- the lexA gene encoding transcriptional repressor LexA, producing the protein MGELTKKQTEILRFVIDYVKEYDFAPSYREIGEHFKISSPATIHQHIQTLKTKGYLDVDAQKARSIELTSKVIRMGRSIELPLVGMIAAGQPIEAIEENETMAVPADLVRDENSYILKVKGESMIEEGIFNGDYVIVERNNYPRNGDVVVALLNNAYVTLKKFYREAQRIRLQPANSSMKPIFCKDVAIRGVVRAIIRKYA; encoded by the coding sequence ATGGGCGAACTAACCAAAAAACAAACGGAGATTTTGCGCTTTGTCATTGACTATGTTAAAGAATACGATTTCGCGCCGAGTTATCGAGAAATCGGCGAACATTTCAAGATTTCTTCGCCGGCCACCATCCACCAACATATTCAGACGCTGAAAACCAAAGGTTATTTGGACGTGGACGCGCAGAAGGCCAGATCCATCGAATTGACCAGTAAGGTAATCAGGATGGGCAGAAGCATTGAATTGCCGCTTGTCGGCATGATCGCGGCCGGCCAGCCAATTGAAGCTATTGAAGAAAATGAGACCATGGCCGTGCCCGCGGACTTGGTCAGGGATGAAAATTCCTACATTTTGAAAGTTAAAGGGGAGTCGATGATTGAAGAAGGCATTTTTAACGGAGATTATGTCATTGTCGAAAGAAATAATTATCCCAGAAACGGCGACGTGGTTGTCGCTTTGCTCAACAATGCCTATGTGACTTTGAAAAAGTTTTATCGCGAAGCGCAGAGAATCAGGCTTCAGCCGGCCAATAGCTCAATGAAGCCCATTTTCTGCAAAGACGTGGCCATTCGCGGCGTGGTCAGGGCGATCATCAGAAAATACGCTTAA
- a CDS encoding DUF5684 domain-containing protein, with translation MLKKFSFFQTMSVGFVIFCAAAFIGLSPVAAQISLPAGGDDFDSAAALRPGTYQGGFLADGESLYYYVQVKPGQMLSVSAGTFEEGGSTLYLYDEDEEELKSVYDEKPEINWLVGSDKSSKFYIKLENDYAEVESFTFKFSLMNYYDVDSQTDAGDSFGDAMDVAIGSYDGFLAGNAGIADEFGDDVQDYYKVSLSKGVTYNFNLVPSNETELTLGLYNSGRQLIEEDSSVNKGAVVSLYLTPSDDTDVFVSVFNNFYTYQDEIVNYQLEIKSSEAVTEFYSCAEYSCEAVGAYVSLAACQKASAKTCYSSATCDGKCESGEQEEEVCECSTWEDSGCGKKDCDKDEMYQVRNCSSEDCDDQIRCVSKSSCGGENDEDELAGLTGFPPMFFAGSFVWGWMILMYLLFGLVGYIYMAVCLQVIAKKTNTPNGWMAWIPIANIVLMIQVAQKPLWWFIFFLIPIVNIVIAVVVFMAIAERRGKPNWVGILIIVPIVGIVIPGYLAFSSDQTVVAAPTKKE, from the coding sequence GTGTTGAAAAAATTTTCATTTTTCCAAACAATGAGCGTCGGCTTTGTTATCTTTTGCGCCGCCGCGTTTATAGGCTTAAGTCCGGTGGCCGCTCAAATTTCTTTGCCGGCGGGAGGCGACGATTTTGATTCCGCGGCAGCCCTCCGTCCCGGGACCTATCAGGGCGGGTTTTTAGCGGACGGCGAGAGTCTTTATTATTACGTCCAGGTAAAGCCAGGTCAAATGCTTAGCGTTTCCGCCGGAACTTTTGAAGAAGGCGGGAGCACATTGTATCTTTATGATGAAGATGAGGAAGAATTGAAGTCTGTCTATGACGAAAAGCCGGAAATCAACTGGCTGGTCGGTTCCGATAAATCCTCCAAGTTTTACATCAAACTGGAAAATGACTACGCGGAGGTAGAATCTTTCACATTCAAATTTTCCTTAATGAATTACTACGACGTCGATAGTCAAACTGATGCCGGCGATTCTTTCGGCGACGCAATGGATGTCGCCATTGGAAGCTATGATGGTTTTTTGGCCGGTAACGCGGGCATTGCCGACGAATTCGGAGACGACGTTCAAGACTATTACAAGGTAAGTCTGTCCAAAGGCGTGACTTACAATTTTAATTTGGTTCCTTCCAATGAAACGGAATTGACTTTAGGGCTGTATAATTCCGGCAGGCAATTGATTGAAGAGGACAGCTCCGTTAATAAAGGAGCTGTCGTTTCTTTGTATCTGACGCCATCGGACGACACGGATGTGTTTGTTTCGGTTTTTAATAATTTTTACACTTATCAGGATGAAATAGTGAATTATCAACTGGAAATCAAATCTTCGGAGGCCGTCACTGAATTTTATTCTTGCGCTGAATACTCCTGCGAAGCTGTCGGAGCTTATGTTTCATTGGCGGCTTGCCAAAAAGCGAGCGCCAAAACGTGCTACTCGTCCGCCACTTGCGATGGAAAATGCGAGAGCGGTGAACAAGAAGAGGAAGTTTGCGAATGTTCGACTTGGGAAGATTCGGGTTGCGGGAAAAAAGACTGTGACAAAGACGAAATGTATCAAGTCAGAAATTGTTCGTCGGAAGATTGCGACGATCAAATCAGATGCGTCAGCAAGAGTTCCTGCGGGGGTGAAAATGATGAAGACGAATTGGCGGGATTAACCGGCTTTCCGCCGATGTTTTTTGCCGGCTCTTTTGTCTGGGGTTGGATGATCCTGATGTATTTGTTGTTCGGGCTGGTCGGTTACATTTACATGGCCGTTTGTCTGCAAGTGATAGCTAAGAAAACCAACACGCCCAACGGCTGGATGGCCTGGATTCCCATTGCCAATATTGTCTTGATGATTCAGGTGGCGCAGAAACCTTTATGGTGGTTCATTTTCTTCTTGATTCCGATCGTTAATATCGTGATAGCCGTGGTTGTTTTTATGGCCATCGCCGAAAGAAGAGGCAAACCGAACTGGGTGGGTATTTTGATCATCGTGCCGATCGTCGGCATCGTCATTCCGGGCTATTTGGCTTTTTCGTCGGATCAAACGGTCGTGGCCGCGCCGACGAAGAAAGAATAA
- a CDS encoding N-glycosylase/DNA lyase yields the protein MIKTLKQIAELKKSPVKKVIDRRILEFKKAGKGSSDEIFKELCFCLLTANSTAQRCLEVQAKVGDGFLNLSENKLQKVLQRCGARFHTKRANYIALAQKRKNELEKLMKKLSESELRDWLVENIKGLGWKEASHFLRNIGYKDSAIIDFHIIDILEKEKLIKRPKTLNEKNYLQMEKVLRKVGERAGLNLAELDLYLWYLETGTVLK from the coding sequence GTGATAAAAACATTGAAACAAATAGCCGAATTAAAAAAATCCCCGGTTAAAAAAGTGATTGACCGAAGGATTTTGGAATTTAAAAAAGCGGGCAAAGGATCAAGCGATGAAATTTTCAAAGAGCTGTGCTTTTGCCTGCTGACCGCCAATTCCACCGCGCAAAGATGCCTTGAAGTTCAGGCCAAAGTAGGCGACGGATTTTTGAATTTGTCCGAGAACAAATTGCAAAAAGTTTTACAACGATGCGGCGCTAGATTTCATACCAAACGGGCGAATTACATTGCTTTGGCGCAAAAGCGCAAAAATGAATTGGAAAAGTTGATGAAAAAATTAAGTGAATCGGAATTGCGGGATTGGCTGGTGGAAAACATCAAAGGCTTAGGCTGGAAAGAGGCCAGTCATTTTTTGCGAAATATCGGCTATAAAGATTCAGCCATTATCGATTTTCACATCATTGATATTTTGGAAAAAGAAAAGTTGATCAAGCGGCCGAAAACATTAAACGAAAAAAATTATCTTCAAATGGAAAAGGTTTTGAGAAAAGTGGGGGAGCGAGCCGGCTTGAATCTGGCAGAGCTGGATTTGTATTTATGGTATTTGGAGACGGGGACGGTGCTGAAGTGA
- a CDS encoding M48 family metallopeptidase, translated as MPYLNIADRKIFFKLKRNRLSRRLKIIISQEAEVTVVAPTRLSEKAIFDFVEKNSSFVAEKISLIERNAIPAEMSEFGQTNFDACKFRAKKIIDKKLLAVNDVYNFKYKQVSVKNAKSRWGSCSSDGNLCFNYRILFLPDELAEYIVAHELCHLKEMNHSRNFWNLVAVASPDYKKCRETLKRITFKRLNSERTM; from the coding sequence ATGCCTTATTTAAATATCGCCGACCGAAAAATATTTTTCAAATTGAAACGAAACCGTTTGTCCAGACGGTTGAAAATTATAATATCGCAAGAGGCCGAGGTTACGGTGGTGGCTCCGACTCGTTTGAGCGAAAAAGCCATTTTTGATTTCGTAGAAAAAAATTCGTCTTTTGTGGCGGAAAAAATCAGTTTGATTGAAAGAAACGCGATCCCAGCGGAAATGAGCGAATTCGGCCAGACAAATTTTGACGCCTGCAAATTCAGAGCGAAGAAAATAATTGATAAAAAACTTTTGGCGGTCAATGACGTTTACAATTTCAAATACAAACAAGTCAGCGTTAAAAACGCGAAGTCAAGGTGGGGGAGCTGTTCGTCCGACGGCAATTTGTGTTTTAATTACCGAATTTTATTTCTGCCGGACGAATTGGCCGAATACATTGTCGCGCATGAGTTGTGTCATTTGAAAGAAATGAATCATTCGCGAAATTTTTGGAATTTGGTGGCCGTGGCTTCGCCGGATTACAAAAAATGCAGAGAGACATTGAAAAGAATAACTTTTAAGCGATTAAACAGTGAACGGACAATGTGA
- a CDS encoding slipin family protein yields MYLVYLLIFVVFIILTSLRQINQYERGVKFTMGRYTGIINPGWRIIWPIFQSMRKVDMRIKAVDVPEQKAITKDNVSVGVNAVIYWKVSSSEKAILEVENFFWAVSQLAQTTMRNVVGEVTLDELLSSREMISQRIKDIVDKATDAWGVKVDNVELKDIVLPENMERTIAKQAEAERERRAVIITAEGERMAAENISKAAAVLSAVPGALHLRTLQTINDVSSDQSNTIIFVTPVEVLHALEGFAKKSDHQQQ; encoded by the coding sequence ATGTATTTAGTTTATCTTTTAATCTTTGTTGTCTTTATCATTTTGACCAGCTTGCGCCAGATCAATCAATACGAGAGAGGCGTGAAATTCACCATGGGCAGATACACAGGCATCATTAATCCCGGTTGGAGAATCATTTGGCCGATTTTTCAATCAATGCGAAAAGTCGATATGCGCATCAAGGCGGTTGACGTGCCGGAACAAAAGGCCATTACCAAAGACAATGTGTCAGTGGGCGTGAATGCGGTTATTTATTGGAAAGTGTCTTCTTCTGAAAAAGCGATATTGGAAGTTGAGAACTTTTTTTGGGCAGTGTCGCAATTGGCGCAGACCACTATGAGAAACGTGGTCGGCGAAGTGACTTTGGACGAATTGCTCAGCTCTCGCGAGATGATTTCTCAAAGAATTAAGGATATCGTTGACAAGGCCACGGACGCTTGGGGCGTAAAAGTTGATAATGTTGAGTTAAAAGACATTGTTTTGCCGGAGAATATGGAAAGGACGATAGCCAAGCAAGCCGAAGCCGAGAGAGAAAGGCGCGCGGTAATTATCACGGCCGAAGGCGAGAGGATGGCCGCGGAAAATATTTCCAAAGCCGCGGCAGTTCTGAGCGCCGTTCCGGGAGCCCTGCATCTTAGAACTTTGCAGACGATAAACGATGTGTCTTCGGATCAATCCAACACCATAATTTTCGTCACTCCTGTCGAGGTTTTGCACGCGCTTGAAGGGTTTGCGAAGAAAAGCGATCATCAGCAACAGTAA
- a CDS encoding hemerythrin domain-containing protein, with protein MGLIGDFMDADHEFLDKLWLEFLKEDVENDNASVLFKRFQKYISMHISLEDNFLFPRFDEHFGFENETGPTTVAHRDHGNIIKLMDMIKENFLNDDVENSKVNGRHLHEALEKHRRRELEIQYKLLDDFISSKEWREALMKFYGKETPRE; from the coding sequence ATGGGACTAATCGGCGATTTCATGGACGCTGATCATGAATTTCTCGATAAATTGTGGTTGGAATTTTTGAAAGAAGATGTTGAGAATGACAATGCGTCCGTTTTATTTAAGCGATTTCAAAAATACATCTCAATGCATATTTCGCTTGAAGATAACTTTTTATTTCCACGCTTTGACGAGCATTTCGGTTTCGAAAATGAAACGGGCCCGACAACCGTGGCTCATCGAGATCACGGGAATATAATAAAATTGATGGACATGATAAAAGAGAATTTTTTAAATGATGATGTTGAAAATAGCAAAGTCAACGGCCGCCATCTGCATGAAGCGCTGGAAAAGCATCGCCGAAGGGAACTGGAAATTCAATATAAATTGTTGGATGATTTTATTTCTTCGAAAGAATGGCGCGAAGCGCTGATGAAATTCTACGGGAAGGAAACGCCGCGAGAATAA
- a CDS encoding DNA polymerase IV, which translates to MDRILLHIDMNSYFASVEQQANPFLRGKAMVVSGKEDSRTVIVAASAEAKKMGIKTAMSVFEARKLCSRLIFVQPDPVKYAQITERFFEIFKKYAGEVELFSIDEAFLDLTGLAVDFVQAVEIAKKIKTELKNEVGEWIKCSIGISYNKLLAKLASDLKKPDGLFIIERENKRQVLNQAKPEDICGIGPRLAARLENLGLDTLKKIEEADEKIMRFEFGPHWGPRLKLLASGELDEPVISYYREESVKSASASYTLPQNTFDKDYILKILAQLIEKVCRRLRKNNLVGKTSMFFFRFDNFTHWGESQTWPGYLADDLSFFEWSRGKIFDLNLDRAVRLVGFRVSNLIEGRGQPPLFPKERKRFLLAESLDKINDDFGEHSIHLGSMLGSPRLKKRAGGFKYEI; encoded by the coding sequence ATGGATAGAATATTGCTTCATATAGACATGAATTCGTATTTCGCGTCCGTGGAACAGCAAGCCAATCCTTTTTTGAGAGGCAAGGCCATGGTCGTTTCCGGCAAGGAAGATTCGAGAACCGTGATCGTGGCCGCGTCCGCGGAAGCGAAAAAAATGGGGATAAAAACGGCAATGAGCGTCTTTGAAGCCAGAAAGCTGTGCTCGCGCCTGATTTTTGTCCAGCCGGATCCCGTAAAATACGCTCAGATTACCGAGCGTTTTTTTGAAATTTTTAAAAAATACGCGGGCGAAGTCGAGCTGTTCAGCATTGACGAGGCTTTTCTCGATTTGACAGGTTTGGCCGTCGATTTTGTTCAAGCCGTGGAAATCGCTAAAAAAATAAAAACCGAATTAAAAAATGAAGTTGGTGAGTGGATCAAATGTTCCATAGGAATTTCATACAACAAGCTTTTGGCCAAGCTGGCTTCGGATTTAAAAAAGCCGGACGGCTTGTTCATTATCGAACGCGAAAACAAGCGGCAAGTTTTAAATCAAGCCAAGCCCGAAGATATTTGCGGTATAGGGCCGCGCCTGGCGGCTCGGCTGGAGAATTTGGGTTTGGACACTTTGAAAAAAATAGAAGAAGCCGATGAAAAAATAATGCGTTTTGAATTCGGCCCGCATTGGGGGCCGCGCTTGAAACTTTTGGCCTCCGGCGAATTGGATGAGCCGGTGATTTCATATTATCGCGAAGAGAGCGTGAAATCGGCCAGCGCTTCTTATACTTTGCCGCAAAATACTTTTGACAAAGATTACATTTTGAAAATTTTGGCTCAGCTCATCGAAAAAGTTTGCCGTCGGTTGAGAAAGAATAATTTAGTAGGCAAAACGTCGATGTTTTTTTTTAGATTCGATAATTTCACTCATTGGGGTGAGAGTCAAACGTGGCCCGGGTATTTGGCGGACGACTTATCTTTTTTTGAATGGTCGCGCGGAAAAATTTTTGATTTGAATTTGGATCGTGCCGTCAGATTGGTGGGTTTTCGCGTTTCCAATTTGATTGAAGGCCGCGGTCAGCCGCCGCTTTTTCCCAAGGAAAGAAAAAGATTCTTATTGGCCGAATCGCTCGATAAAATAAATGATGATTTCGGAGAGCATTCCATTCATTTGGGCTCAATGCTCGGCTCGCCGAGACTGAAAAAACGCGCCGGCGGATTCAAATATGAAATTTGA
- a CDS encoding penicillin-binding protein 2, which translates to MRKIFNAGNNKKNRNDGQKNDRRILILKYFFIVFALLISIRLFKIQVLDHQYYYALASDQHEIFKQLYPTRGDILIREDTTGVFDKMEYYPLATNKDLTLVFAKPYEIEDPQAVLGGLKEVFHIDDEALEADLLSKLGKDNDPYEPVWHRAEDETVAKLKEMNLPGIYFAAEKTRYYPEKNIGSHVLGFVSHSDMTGNYGLEGGYNDVLAGKSGFLQSELDSLGRWISVAGKKFEQAEDGADIVLTIDKSIEFFACDVLDRAVEEYSAKSGSLIVMDPYTGRIIAMCGAPDFDPNNYNKVEDIDIFNNGAVSIGYEPGSIFKPITMAAAIDAGRIDPYTTYDDPGEERIDDFTIKNSDGLAHGIKNMTNVLEESLNTGAIFAARQIGLGVFRNYMENFGFGSPTGMELGPESSGDISSLKKSGEIYMATASFGQGIMTTPIQLIAAYAALVNGGSLVKPYIIDEIKYSDGSNKVTEPKVVRKVISDRTSALLKGMLVSVVKNGHAEVAGVPGYIVGGKTGTAQVADKVSGGYGEETIHSFAGFAPLENPRFVMIVKIDRPQRAYAVSTAAPTFGKISKFILEYYGVPPTE; encoded by the coding sequence GTGAGAAAAATTTTTAATGCGGGCAACAATAAAAAAAACAGAAATGACGGTCAGAAAAACGACCGCCGAATTTTAATTTTAAAATATTTTTTTATTGTTTTCGCGTTGCTTATTTCCATTCGTTTATTTAAAATCCAGGTGCTGGATCATCAATATTATTACGCTTTGGCTTCGGATCAGCATGAAATATTCAAACAATTGTATCCGACGCGTGGAGATATTTTGATCAGGGAAGACACGACAGGAGTTTTTGACAAAATGGAATATTATCCTTTGGCCACCAACAAGGATTTGACCTTGGTTTTCGCCAAACCTTATGAGATCGAAGATCCCCAGGCCGTCTTGGGCGGGTTAAAGGAAGTTTTTCACATTGATGATGAAGCGCTGGAAGCGGATTTGTTGAGCAAATTGGGAAAAGACAATGATCCTTACGAGCCGGTTTGGCATCGCGCGGAAGATGAGACCGTCGCCAAACTGAAGGAAATGAATTTGCCGGGTATTTATTTTGCCGCGGAAAAAACCAGATATTATCCGGAAAAAAATATCGGCAGTCATGTTTTGGGTTTTGTCAGCCACTCGGACATGACCGGAAATTACGGTTTGGAAGGCGGGTACAATGATGTATTGGCGGGCAAATCGGGTTTTTTGCAATCGGAATTGGACAGTTTGGGGCGATGGATTTCAGTGGCCGGAAAAAAATTCGAGCAAGCCGAGGATGGCGCCGATATTGTTTTGACCATTGATAAATCAATAGAATTTTTCGCGTGCGATGTTTTGGACAGGGCGGTTGAGGAATATTCGGCCAAAAGCGGTAGTCTTATCGTTATGGATCCATATACCGGCAGAATCATCGCCATGTGCGGGGCTCCGGATTTCGATCCTAATAACTACAATAAAGTCGAGGATATTGACATCTTTAATAATGGGGCGGTTTCGATAGGTTACGAACCCGGTTCCATTTTCAAACCAATCACCATGGCCGCGGCCATTGATGCGGGACGAATTGATCCGTACACGACCTACGATGACCCCGGTGAAGAAAGAATAGATGATTTTACCATTAAGAATTCGGACGGTTTGGCGCATGGCATAAAAAACATGACCAATGTGCTGGAAGAGTCTTTGAATACGGGCGCCATTTTCGCGGCTCGCCAAATCGGCCTCGGAGTATTCAGGAATTACATGGAGAATTTCGGTTTCGGCAGTCCGACGGGTATGGAATTGGGACCGGAATCTTCGGGTGACATCAGCTCTTTGAAAAAGTCCGGAGAAATATATATGGCGACCGCTTCCTTCGGTCAGGGCATCATGACCACTCCGATTCAGCTGATCGCCGCTTACGCGGCTTTGGTCAATGGCGGTTCATTGGTCAAACCTTATATTATCGATGAAATAAAATACAGCGATGGCTCGAATAAAGTGACCGAGCCGAAGGTGGTGCGCAAAGTGATTTCCGATCGCACTTCCGCTTTGCTTAAAGGCATGCTTGTTTCCGTCGTTAAAAACGGACACGCTGAGGTCGCCGGTGTGCCCGGTTATATTGTCGGAGGAAAAACCGGCACCGCGCAGGTGGCGGACAAAGTCAGCGGAGGATATGGCGAGGAGACTATCCATTCTTTCGCGGGATTCGCGCCGCTGGAAAATCCCAGGTTCGTGATGATCGTGAAAATAGATCGACCCCAGCGCGCCTATGCCGTTTCCACGGCCGCGCCGACATTTGGCAAAATATCCAAGTTTATACTAGAATATTACGGTGTGCCGCCTACGGAATAA
- the tgt gene encoding tRNA guanosine(34) transglycosylase Tgt → MIFKKINQKGKIRLTELETEHGKISGPFFMPIATKGALKHLTYEDLTELQAQIILSNTYHLLLKPGQEIMQNFGGLHKMMKWDKPILTDSGGFQVFSLAKIRKLSEKGVEFSSHIDGSKIMMTPEKSIEMQMTLGSDIMMVLDVCTELPATKKKLEEALELTYEWAKRCKVFYQKAQPAKAVQKSSLFGIIQGGTDKEFRLKSIEQITSLDFDGYAIGGLAVGESAKEMYETLDFVCPKLPEDKPRYLMGVGKPENIVEAVKRGIDMFDCVIPTREARHGRLYLFKENIDFAELLNSSKTADNNFYYALNIKSEPFKEDFSPINPDSKFEVLRNYSKAYLRHLFDVEEPMASRLATLNNLEFYLGLMKKIRESII, encoded by the coding sequence ATGATTTTTAAAAAGATTAATCAAAAAGGCAAAATCAGGCTGACTGAGCTGGAAACCGAACATGGCAAAATTTCCGGTCCTTTTTTTATGCCCATCGCCACCAAAGGAGCTCTCAAGCATCTGACATATGAGGATTTGACCGAATTGCAGGCCCAAATTATTTTGTCGAACACTTATCATTTATTGCTGAAGCCCGGCCAAGAAATAATGCAAAATTTCGGCGGATTGCATAAAATGATGAAATGGGACAAACCTATTTTAACGGACAGCGGCGGCTTTCAAGTTTTTTCATTGGCGAAAATAAGAAAGTTGTCCGAAAAAGGAGTGGAATTTTCTTCTCATATCGACGGTTCGAAAATAATGATGACTCCTGAAAAATCCATTGAAATGCAAATGACGCTCGGCTCGGATATTATGATGGTTCTGGACGTTTGCACCGAATTGCCGGCCACGAAAAAGAAACTTGAAGAAGCGTTGGAATTGACTTATGAATGGGCGAAAAGATGTAAAGTTTTTTACCAAAAAGCTCAGCCGGCTAAAGCCGTGCAGAAATCTTCGCTTTTTGGTATTATCCAAGGAGGCACGGATAAAGAATTTCGTTTAAAAAGCATCGAGCAAATAACTTCTCTTGATTTCGACGGTTATGCCATCGGCGGCTTGGCCGTGGGCGAAAGCGCCAAGGAAATGTATGAAACGCTGGATTTCGTTTGTCCGAAATTGCCCGAAGACAAGCCCAGATATTTGATGGGCGTGGGCAAGCCGGAAAATATCGTTGAAGCGGTCAAGCGCGGAATTGACATGTTCGATTGCGTGATCCCGACTCGCGAAGCGCGGCATGGACGATTGTATTTATTCAAAGAGAATATTGATTTCGCGGAATTGTTGAATTCTTCAAAAACCGCGGATAATAATTTTTACTACGCTTTGAATATAAAAAGCGAGCCGTTCAAAGAAGACTTTTCTCCGATCAATCCGGACAGCAAGTTTGAAGTTTTGAGAAATTATTCGAAAGCGTACTTGCGGCATTTGTTCGACGTCGAAGAACCCATGGCTTCGCGATTGGCCACGTTGAACAATTTGGAATTTTATTTGGGATTGATGAAGAAAATAAGAGAATCAATTATTTAA
- a CDS encoding Mur ligase family protein: MMNILRKLLAFFAKRILKRYKPKVVGITGSIGKTSSKEAAFIVLKKKFRVRRNIKNYNNEFGVPLTIIGAESGGKSIWGWFNVFAKAGKLWLGSKDKKYPDVLILEMGADKPGDIKYLINIAPPDIAVVTKVSPVHIESFGTIDKITKEKGDLVRYLPPTSAAILNFDDDKVREMSKITKAKILSYGYSEDCDMSVIGAAVSSENNKARGLSFKLSYQGSAIPMFLPGVIGKHQLYAALAGAAAGAVMGMNMVDIGQALKKFSSPRGRMNIIEGINASTIIDDSYNSSPDAAMAALEAVGKVPREGRLLAALGDMLELGELADEAHQNLGIKAAKLGYKKIYAVGKHNKQILKGAMRGGVSLENIKLFGNSADAAKYIANEIESDDVILIKGSQATRMEKVVKAIMAHPERAPQLLIRQNKEWLVS, translated from the coding sequence ATGATGAATATTTTAAGAAAATTATTGGCCTTTTTTGCGAAAAGGATATTAAAGCGTTATAAGCCCAAAGTCGTGGGTATCACCGGCAGTATCGGCAAAACTTCCAGCAAGGAAGCGGCTTTTATCGTTTTAAAGAAAAAATTCAGAGTCAGAAGAAATATCAAAAATTATAATAATGAATTCGGCGTGCCGCTGACGATTATCGGCGCTGAGAGCGGCGGCAAATCGATCTGGGGTTGGTTCAATGTCTTTGCCAAAGCCGGGAAGCTGTGGCTCGGTTCAAAGGATAAGAAATATCCGGATGTTTTGATTTTGGAAATGGGAGCGGATAAACCGGGGGATATAAAATATTTGATCAATATCGCGCCACCGGATATCGCGGTGGTGACGAAAGTCAGTCCTGTGCATATTGAGTCTTTCGGGACGATTGATAAAATTACCAAGGAAAAAGGAGATTTGGTCAGGTATTTGCCGCCGACCAGCGCGGCCATTTTGAATTTTGATGATGACAAGGTGAGGGAAATGAGCAAAATCACCAAAGCCAAAATATTAAGTTACGGATATTCGGAGGATTGCGATATGTCCGTAATCGGCGCGGCCGTTTCTTCGGAAAACAATAAAGCCAGAGGGCTCAGCTTCAAATTATCTTATCAAGGTTCGGCCATTCCCATGTTTTTGCCAGGAGTGATCGGCAAACATCAGTTGTACGCGGCTTTGGCCGGGGCGGCCGCTGGCGCGGTTATGGGCATGAATATGGTTGATATCGGCCAAGCCTTGAAGAAGTTTTCATCGCCCAGAGGCCGGATGAATATCATTGAAGGAATTAACGCCAGCACCATTATCGATGACAGTTACAATTCTTCTCCGGACGCGGCCATGGCCGCGTTGGAAGCTGTGGGCAAAGTGCCGCGAGAGGGCAGGCTCTTGGCCGCCTTGGGCGATATGCTCGAGCTCGGCGAATTGGCCGATGAAGCTCATCAAAATTTGGGAATTAAAGCAGCGAAATTGGGTTATAAAAAAATATACGCGGTGGGTAAACACAACAAACAAATTTTGAAAGGAGCCATGCGCGGAGGCGTGAGTTTGGAAAATATCAAATTGTTCGGCAATTCCGCCGACGCGGCGAAATATATCGCGAATGAGATTGAAAGCGACGACGTTATTTTAATCAAAGGTTCGCAAGCGACGCGCATGGAAAAAGTCGTTAAAGCGATTATGGCGCATCCGGAAAGAGCGCCACAGCTTCTTATCAGGCAAAATAAAGAGTGGCTTGTGTCTTGA